One stretch of Orcinus orca chromosome 15, mOrcOrc1.1, whole genome shotgun sequence DNA includes these proteins:
- the LOC101288028 gene encoding LOW QUALITY PROTEIN: origin recognition complex subunit 4-like (The sequence of the model RefSeq protein was modified relative to this genomic sequence to represent the inferred CDS: inserted 3 bases in 2 codons) codes for MSSRKSKSNNLIQAEYLSRVQRILRERFCHQSPHSNLCGVQVQYKHLIELLKRTAIHGESNSALIIGPRGSGKTMLINHALKELIEVEEXSENVLQVHLNGLLQIDDKIALXRQLNLETVVGDKVFGSFAENLSFLLEALKKGDWTSSCPAIFMLDEFDLFAHHKNQTLLYNLFDISQFAQTPVAVIGLTRRLHILELLEKRVKSRFFHWQIHLMNSFGLPQYLKIFREQLSLSAVFPDKIFTEKWNEKVQSLSEDRSVQEVLQKHFNVSKNLRSLHMLLRLALNRVTPSQPFMTAADLMGANQLCSVDSKANIVRGLSVLEICLIIAMKHLNDIYEEEPFNFKMVYNEFQKFVQRRAHSVYNFEKPVVMKAFEHLQQLELIRPLERTSVNAQREYRLMKLLLDNTQIMNALQKYPNCPTYVRQWATSSLNWL; via the exons ATGAGCAGTCGTAAATCAAAGAGTAACAACTTAATACAAGCAGAATACCTTTCGCGGGTACAAAGAATTTTACGTGAAAGATTTTGTCATCAGAGTCCACATAGTAACCTATGTGGAGTACAAGTACAATATAAACACTTAATTGAGCTGCTGAAAAGAACTGCTATCCATGGAGAAAGTAACTCTGCTCTCATTATTGGACCCCGAGGATCAGGAAAGACCATGTTAATAAACCATGCTTTGAAAGAACTAATAGAAGTAGAAG GGAGTGAAAATGTATTACAAGTTCACTTAAATGGACTGCTGCAGATCGATGATAAAATTGCCCT AAGGCAGTTAAATCTGGAAACTGTAGTTGGAGATAAAGTTTTTGGAAGCTTTGCTGAAAACCTTTCATTTCTtctggaagctttaaaaaaaggtgACTGGACTAGTAGTTGCCCAGCGATCTTCATGTTAGATGAATTTGATCTTTTTGCTCATCATAAAAACCAAACGCTCCTCTATAATCTTTTTGATATTTCTCAGTTTGCACAGACTCCAGTAGCAGTTATTGGTCTTACACGTAGATTGCATATTTTGGAACTCTTAGAAAAAAGAGTGAAGTCACGATTTTTCCACTGGCAGATACACTTAATGAATTCATTTGGTTTGCCAcagtatcttaaaatatttagagaacaaTTATCTCTATCTGCAGTATTTCCAGACAAGATTTTCACTGAGAAGTGGAATGAGAAGGTTCAGAGTCTCTCAGAAGATAGAAGTGTGCAAGAAGTGCTGCAGAAGCATTTCAATGTCAGCAAAAACCTGCGGTCATTACACATGCTACTGAGGCTTGCTTTAAATCGCGTAACACCATCACAACCATTTATGACTGCAGCAGATCTGATGGGGGCAAACCAGCTGTGTAGCGTGGACTCTAAAGCAAATATTGTACGTGGTCTGTCGGTCTTGGAAATCTGTCTTATCATAGCAATGAAACATTTAAATGACATCTATGAAGAGGAgccctttaattttaaaatggtttataaTGAGTTTCAGAAGTTTGTTCAAAGGAGGGCCCATTCTGTTTATAATTTTGAGAAACCTGTTGTCATGAAGGCTTTTGAACACTTACAACAATTAGAATTAATAAGGCCCCTGGAAAGAACATCAGTAAATGCACAGAGGGAGTACCGGCTGATGAAACTACTTCTGGATAACACACAAATTATGAATGCTTTGCAGAAATACCCTAACTGTCCTACATATGTTAGGCAGTGGGCAACATCCTCCTTAAACTGGTTATAA